From Thalassovita sp.:
GAAAACCATGCCTTGCCGATTGTAAAAGTTGAATGTCAAAAAACCACCGCAGCCGCAAAACCGTCCTGCCCAAGAATTAAACAGAATCGGGCAACAGTCCGTATGGGTTGATCAGTGATTGTTGTGTTTTCGGAAAGGACTGCGGCGATGCAAGTCTCATCCTCGGTATCCATGTCTGCGAGCTATGCCTCGGTCAGTTTCAGCGCCACCCGTGTGAGCGTCAGCCAGGCCAGTCAGACCGTGGCCGAAACATCTGTTTCAAAAACGAAATCTGATATTTCGATCGATGTCGGCAGCCATGATCGCAGCGAACGGTCACGTGGACATGACCACAGCCAGCACGCCGAACGGGGCCGCGGACGGCGCGGATATGGCGGCGGACTGGCGGGTCGTCTGGTACAACGTATGGATGAAAACCGCGATGGCGGCGCGTCGCTGTCTGAGGTGCAGAACTCCCGCTATGGCAATCGAATCAGCGAAGAGAAATTCGCGAAGATTGACAGGGACGGCGACGGCCAAATGACAGCCAAGGAACTGCGGTCGCATTTCCGGCAGTCGCTGTTTGGCGATCGTGGCAGCAAATCCGCCAGCGAGGCCCCTGACACCCAAGGCACCCCGGCCACCAGTGAACCCGTCAAGAGCGGCAGCGCCGGCAGCGTGGCGCAGATTGCCAGCCAGCAGGCCCTGGCGACGGTCAGCTCTGTGGCGGTTTCGGTCTCCGTCGCCTCAGCATCCTATGCCAGCACATCCGCCAGCTTTGGCGGGGCCGTAGGGGACGCTGAGGTGCCGCAGGAGCCAATGGTGGGCAAAGCCCCGACCGAACTGAGCCCGGTTGGCGATGACAAGCCAAGCGCCGCAATGGAAGAACTGTCCAAGATCAAAGCCGAAGCAGCCGCCAAGGCTGAAGAGGTCGATGACGACGGCGACGATGTTGAGATCGAGGATCTTGGCGACCTGATGGAAATGATGGCCTCGGGCGCATTGGATGAGATGGATCCGATGAAGCTGATCGAGGAAATCGCCGAGTTGATGGGCGTGGAGTTTGAGGCCGATTATGATGACGACGACGGCGGCGTGAACATCGGCTCCCTTGGTGGTGAGGTTGATGCCAGTTTTGCCTCTTCTGAGGCCTCACTGGAGGCGTTCAGCTTTGAGGCCAGCCTGACCACCGCAACCTTTGCGGATGGATCCTCGGCCACATCAATGTCGGTGAACTTCACCGCCATCTCAGCCTATGCGCGCACAATGGAATTTAGCGCCGCAGCCTAACGCAATTTCCCAGAACCGGATGCAAAAGGGGCGGCCTGTTGAGCCGCCCCTTGGTGTTTGATGATCAGCTTGCCTGAATAAGCGTCTGTGTCGGGAAGGGGATATCGACCTCAGCCTCATCCAGCGCCTCTTTCACGGCCCGTTTCATATCGGCCTGATATGCAAAGTAGTCAGACGATTTGACCCAGACCCGTGCCAGAAAATCGACCGAGAAATCGCCGAGATTGTTCACCTGCAGGAAAGGTTCCGGATCCTGCAGGGCGCGCGGATCGCTCAGCAGGGTTTTGCGAATGACCTCTTCGGCCTTTTTCAGGTCAGCGTCATAGGCCACACCAAAGATCCATTCCGCCCGGCGGGTTTCATAGATCGAGAAGTTGGTGATCGTGTTGCCCCAGACATTGGCGTTGGGGATGATGGTCTGCACGTTGTCGGTGCTGGCCAGCTCGGTATAGTTCAGTGAGATCGATTTGACCGTGCCGCTCTGGCCGCCCACGGTGACGAAATCCCCCAGTTTGATGGGGCGGAAGACGATGATCATCACACCTGCTGCCACGTTGGAAAGCGTGCCCTGCAGCGCCAGACCGATGGCCAGACCGGCGGCACCGATGACAGCCACGATGGAGGTTGTCTTGATCCCGAAGGTGTTCAGCACAAACAGCAGCGCAAAGCCGATGATGGCATAGCGGGTGATGTTGCCGATGAAGATGAACAGCGTGTCATCCAGCGCCTCATACTGGAGGCCCAGCTTGGTGATCCGCCGACGGGCCCAGCCCGCGACGATGAAACCAAGGATCAGCATCACCACCGCGCCCAGCAATGAGCCGGCAAAAGAGGTGAGAACGTTAAGCGTCATCAGGTCTGCAAGGCTTTGGCCATTCCAGATCTGGGTATTCAGAATGTCAGTGAGGGTCATGTAACCAATTGATCCAATTTTCGCGCCAGCTTGGCATCCAATGCGCTCAAGCCGCCGACGTCATGCGTTGTGAGGGTCACATGCACTGTTTTGTAAACGTTTGTCCATTCCGGATGATGGTTCCATTTCTCCGCCCAAAGCGCCGCGCGGGTCATAAAGGCGAAAGCTTCGGTGAAATCGGCAAATTGGTAGGTCTTGGAAATCGCATCCCGGTCCGCATCAATCTGCCAGCCGGCTTTGCACAGCGGATCCAGTATGGTTTTACGGCCCGTGTCGCTCAGAAGTTCGGTCATTCTCTTTCCTCCCCTTGATCCTTTCGAAACGGGCCATAGGCAGTGAGGATTTCAATCTCCTCCTCCACCGCGGTCCGTTCAGCCTGCAGAAACTGTGCAACCGCATCCGCAAAACCAGGATGCCCGACCCAATGCAGCGAATGGGTGGTCACCGGCAGATATCCCCGTGCCAGCTTGTGTTCGCCCTGCGCACCCGCCTCAACCCGGGCCAGACCCTGATCAATGGCGAAATCCATAGCGCGATAATAGCACGCTTCGAAATGCAGGCAGGCATGATCTTCAATGCAGCCCCAATAGCGCCCATAAAGCGTTTCGGCGCCGATGAAGTTCAAGGCACCGGCCACCGGCTGCCCCGCGCGGCTGGCCAGCACCAGCAGCATGTCGTCACGCAGGGTCTGATTCGCGATGTCAAAAAAGGCGCGGGTCAGATAGGGGCTGCCCCATTTGCGCGCGCCGGTGTCCTGATAAAACCGCCAGAAAGCATCCCAATGGTGCGGCTGGATCTGATCGCCGGTCAGCATTTCAATCTCACCGCCAAAGGCATTGGCGGTGCGGCGTTCCTTGCGGATCATCTTGCGTTTGCGGCTGCTAAGACTGGCCAGAAAATCATCGAAACTGGCGTAGCCGGCGTTTTCCCAATGGAACTGCTGCCCGGTGCGATACATCAGCCCCATCTGTTCCCCTGCCAGGGCCTCGGCCTCGGTGCAGAAGGTCACGTGGAGCGAGCTGAGTTCGTTTTCCGCGGCCAGATGCACCGCCCCCTGCACCAGCGCTGAGGTGCCTGCCACCTCAAATCCGGGTCGGGTCAGAAAGCGCCGCCCGGTGGCGGGGGTAAAGGGCACCGCCAGCTGTAGTTTGGGATAATAACGCCCGCCCGCATTCTCAAACGCATGGGCCCAGGAGTGGTCAAAGATATACTCCCCCTGGCTGTGGGACTTGGCGTAAAGCGGGGCGCAGCCGATCAGCTGCCCGTCCTGATGCGCGGTCAGATACTGCGGCTGCCAGCCGGTGCCCGGCCCGACGGATCCGCTTTGTTCCAGTGCCAGCAGAAACCGATGGGTGGTGAACGGGTCCAAGGGCCGCGCGGATACGTCATCTGCCCCGGCTTCGGGGCAGGCGCAGGCATCCCAGTCGGCCGCAGGGATCTGCGCCAAACTGCCATGCACCTGAATTTCGACTGTCTTTTCCGTCATTTCCCTGTTCCTCACGCCCGTCCACTATTTGGGGCGGGCGCAGGTGTGTTCAAGCGGGAATCTGTGCCGGATAGCTTTCAAAGGTGACGTTATGTGCCACCTGCCGCGCTGCGGTCTCTTCCGCTTGGGATTTGATCGTCCAGCACAGGATTTGCGCGCCGCGACGCTTCAGGTCCTGCACACGTTCCGCATCCAGATCATCGGCCTCATGGCTGATGAAGCTGCATTTGTTTGCCTCATAATCCGGGATCCGGGCCAGACGGTCCCGGGTGCCTTTGGGCAACAGCGGCCATTTGTCAGCGCCAAAGGCAGCGGTGGTCAGACCACGGGCCCGATCCGGGCAGAGGCCCGACAAAACGCGTACACTATGCGGGTTAAAGGACATCAGCGCCACTTCGCCCTCATAGCCCGCCAAGGCTTCGGCGGTGGCCTTTTCCAGACGGCCGATATTGGCGCCCATCAGCCCGTCCTGATCTTTCAGCTCAATCAGCAGCGGCACACGGCCCGCCACCAGCGCCAAAATCTCAGTCAGGGTTGGAATGGTTTCCTCGCCGCCCAACAGCGTGATCTCTTGCAGTTCAGCGGCAGTGCGGGTCTGCACCGCCCCCTGCTGGCCGGTCAGACGCCCCATGTCATAATCATGGAACACCATCGCCACACCGTCCTTGGACAGCTGCAGGTCCAGCTCAATCCCATAGCCCGCGGCAATCGCGGCCTCAAAGGCCACGCGCGAGTTTTCAGGCAGGCCAGCAGACACATCATGCAAGCCACGATGTGCAATCGGCGCCTTTAAAAAGGCTTCGGACAACTGGATCATTTGATCTGGAAAATCGCTTCGATTTCGACGGCTACCCCCAGAGGCAGCGATGCGGCAGAGACGGCCGAACGGGCATGACGGCCCTTGTCACCCAGCGCTTCAACCATGAAATCCGACGCACCATTGATGACCTGAGGCTGCTCGATGAAATCGGCGGTGGAGTTCACAAAACCCACCAGTTTCACCACTTTGACCAACCGGTCGAGGTCACCGTCACAGGCGGCCTTGCACTGTGCCAGCAGGCTGATCGCGCAGGTTTTCGCCGCAGCAGCCCCTTCGGCAGTGCTGAGGTCATCGCCAACACGGCCTTTGATCAGCTCACCATCCGCATTGGAAATCTGGCCAGAGACATAGACCATGTCACCCACAACAACATAGGGCACATAGTTGGCAGCGGGGGCCGGGGCGTCCGGCAGGGTCACGCCCAATTCGGCAAGGCGTGTTTCGATGTGTCCGGTCATATTACTTCTCCCATCCAGACATGAGTCGCGCGCGACGCTACAGGAGCTGCACACGTTTTCATAGGCGTGGAACGGCGCATTTGCGCACAATCACGTCAGCCCTCGCGGAAGGCTTTCGCAAAGTAATCTGACATTGGTTTGACAAGGTAGGCCAAAGGTGTGCGATCGGCGGTTCTGATATAGGCCTCGACCGGCATGCCGGGCACCAGGGTCACGCCCTCTGGCAAAGCGGCAAGCGCCTCAGCTGAGACGGATATTTCCGCCCGGTAGTAGGAGGCGCGGCTGGCTTCATCCGTAAACGCATCTGCCGAAACCTGCGCCACCGTGCCGGGCAGTTCCGGCGTGGTGCGCTGATCCAGCGCCGGGAAGCGTAGCATCACCGACTGGCCCGGGTAGACCTGATCGATGTCGGTTGTCTGCACCTGCGCCGCAATCACCAGCGGCCGATCCTGCGGCACCAGATAGAGCACGGGATCCGCGGGGCGCACTACCGACCGCGGGGTGTAGAACTGCAAGGCGTGCACGATGCCAGAAACCGGTGCGCGGATGTCCATCCGGCTCAGCTGCAGTTGCAGGGCGCGCCGGGTCTCAGCCAGTTCCAGTTCACGGTATTGCAGATCACGCAGCTGGGTCACCGCCTCCTCACGCCGGGTGCTCTGCAGTTTCAGGATCTCGATATCAATCTCGGTGATCCGGCCCTCAGACTGTGCCACCTGCGCTGCCAGCTCCCCCACCTGACCACTGAGCCGGGCCTGTTCACGTTGCAGGCTCAGCACCTTTGAGGCCTGTGCCAGTCCCCGATCCAGCAGGCTTTGCTGGTTGGCCATTTCTTCGTTGATCAGGGCCAATTGCTGGCGCAGCGCCTCTTGCTGCGCATTGATGCCCTGAACCTGACTGTGGATCTGGGCCTGCCGTTTTTCCAATTGCTCGGTTTCGCGCGCGATCGAGGCATCCCGCGCGGTCAAAAGGCGCAGCTGACCGTCGATCATTTCCTGCACCTCGGGCTGGCCGGTTGCTACGCTCAGCAATTCAGCGTCAAAGCGCACCTCGCTTTCGCCATCTTGTTCGGCCTGCAGCCGCCCACGCCGGGCCATGATCTCAAACAACTGCCCTTCGGTGATCGCCAGCTGTGAGGCCAGTTCGGTGGGGTCCAGACGGACCACCAGTTGATCCTGTTCGACAAAGTCGCCCTCATCCACCAGCAGTTCTGCAATCACACCGCCGTCGGGGTGCTGCACCACCTGCCGGTTCTGATCGACCTCAATCTGGCCGGTGGTGACAATTGCGCCTGCGATCTGGGTCATGGTGGCCCAGGCCCCAAACCCACCCAGCAGCAACGCCAGAGAAATGCCGCCGATCAACAGCGGGCCACGGGGGGAATATTTGCTCATTGCACACCTCCGGCACCGGCGCTGCGCTGGATCTGCTGGTGGTTCTGCACCACGCTGCGCAGCACTTCATCCTTGGGGCCAAAGGCCCGCATTGCGCCGTTTTCCAACATCAGGATGGTGTCACATTCCTTAATTGCGGCCGGGCGGTGGGCCATGATCAACACCGCTTTGCCCGCCTCTTTCTGGGCCCGGATTGCGCGGTTCAGCGCCTCTGATCCCTCGTTATCAAGGTTTGAGTTTGGCTCATCCAGAACCAGAATCACCGGATCCATATACATGGCGCGGGCCAGCCCGATCCGTTGGATCTGACCACCCGACAGGCGCCCACCCGCAGCACGCACCTGGGTGTCATAACCATCAGGCAGCTTCAGGATCATCTCATGGGCATCAGCGCGGCGCGCGGCCTCAACGATTTTGGCGGGATCGGGATCCGGCGACAGGCGGGCAATGTTTTCCGCGATGGATCCATCAAACAGCTCAATCCGCTGCGGCAGGTAGCCGATCAGCTGACCCAGTACCGAAGGATCATATTGATCCAGCGTTGCCCCGTCCAAACGGATCTTGCCGCCTGCAGGCCGCCACAGCCCGGTCAGCGCCCGTGCCAGTGAGGATTTGCCAGCCCCTGAGGGGCCAATCACACCGCAGGCCTGGCCCGGTTCCAGCTTGAAGGTGACCATGCGCAGCGTTGCCTGTGCTTCGCCGGGGGGCACTAGCGTCAGCCCCTGCACGCTCAGCTTGGCCGCTGGGGTCGGCAGCGGGGTGCGCTGCCCTTCGGCGGGCACTTCGCTCAACAGGGTGGCCAGACTGTCCCAACCTTTGCTGGCCCGCTGCACCACGGCCCATTGGTTGATGATCAATTCAATCGGCGCCAAAGCCCGCCCCATTAGGATCGAACCCGCAATCATCGCGCCTGCCGTCAACTCCCCCTGCAGAACCAGATAGGCGCCAAGGCCCAGCATGGCGGACTGCAGAAACAGACGAAACGTCTTGGTGGTGATCGAAAACCCATTGCCGGTGTCCGAGGCGTTGAGCTGTTCCTGCAGGGCGCGATCGCGGGCCTTTTGCCAGCGATAAAAAGTTGCTTCGCGCATGCCCATGGATTGCACAGACTCGGCTTCGCTCTGCAATTGGCTGGCGATTTGTTCGGACAGGACAACAGCCCGGTTGGCCTCGGCCAGAGGACGGCGGGAAAAGATCTGGTTGGCAATGGTGATCATCACCAAAATCGCACCACCCCCGATGGCCAGATACCCCAGCCAGGGATGGAAGATCAGAATGCCGGCCAGAAACAGCGGCGTCCAGGGCACGTCAAACAGCGCGGTGAAAGACGGCGCACTGAGGAAGCGCTGCACGCCCTCCAGATCCCGCAAGCCGGTTGAGGGTGGCTGATCCGGGCGGGACGCCGATTTGCGAATCACCGCATCAAACACCCGGCGATCCAGCCGCGCCTGAAACCGCGCCCCAACCCGCGTCATGATCCGGCCCCGTGCCAGATCCAACAGTCCCATCATCAAAAACAGGAAGGCAATTAGCAGCGTCAGACCAAGCAGGGTCTCCTCAGATCGGCTGCCCAGCACGCGGTCATAGACCTGCAACATATAAAGGGGCCCGGTCAGCATCAGCAGGTTCACAAAAACGCTGAACAGCGCTACCGCCCAGAAAAGGCTGCGATTTTCGCGACGCGCTGCGCGCAATTCCTCGCGTCCGGGTTGAGAATTCAAAGGTCTGGTCGGCATGCGGCCTCTTTATCAAATGCTACAGGGCAGAATATGCACCGCCCTGGTGTTGCTCTTGCAATTCCCGTTCCTATCTAAACTAGGGCACGCAACACGCTGTCTCAAATCTGCCACAGCAACCCGCCACGATGTGACAAACCGCATAACGGGCTGGGCCAGCCTAACGGTTGATTTAGATAGACGTCAAAATGTTAACTCTCGGTTCAGATCAGTGATTTCTCCTCTCCAAAGCCGCTTCCTCCGCGCACCCGCACTCCTTACCGCGACCGCCATTGCCTTGGCAGGCTGCGCCTCTGTTGAGGGCGCAGGCATGTCTGATGCAGGCGTCTATGACCCGCATGAGCCAACCAACCGCGCCGTACACCGGTTCAACGTTGGTCTGGACCGTGCCGTGCTGCGCCCGGTGAGCAAGGGCTATGACGCGGTGGTGCCTGATGGGGTGCAGACCATGGTGGGCAATGCCAGCGATAACCTTGGCGAGCCCAGCAATCTGGTCAACCGCACCCTGCAGGGCGATCTGCGCGGCGCTGGTGTTGCGCTCTACCGGTTTGTGGTGAACTCCACCGTGGGACTGGGCGGCATCTATGATGTGGCTGCCGAATTTGGCGTCACCGCCGACGAAACCGACTTTGGCGAAACGCTGCACACTTGGGGTGGCGATGAAGGCGCTTATGTTGAACTGCCGGTGCTTGGCCCCTCAACCGCGCGCGATGCAACAGGCCGCGTGGTGGATGCGGTGCTGAACCCGCTGTCGGCCGTGATGAACAGCGATCAGAAGACACTGCGCACCAGCCTGAAAGTGGCAGATCGCGTCGGCAGCCGTGCCCGTTATGGCGATACGCTGGACTCGG
This genomic window contains:
- a CDS encoding HlyD family type I secretion periplasmic adaptor subunit; translated protein: MSKYSPRGPLLIGGISLALLLGGFGAWATMTQIAGAIVTTGQIEVDQNRQVVQHPDGGVIAELLVDEGDFVEQDQLVVRLDPTELASQLAITEGQLFEIMARRGRLQAEQDGESEVRFDAELLSVATGQPEVQEMIDGQLRLLTARDASIARETEQLEKRQAQIHSQVQGINAQQEALRQQLALINEEMANQQSLLDRGLAQASKVLSLQREQARLSGQVGELAAQVAQSEGRITEIDIEILKLQSTRREEAVTQLRDLQYRELELAETRRALQLQLSRMDIRAPVSGIVHALQFYTPRSVVRPADPVLYLVPQDRPLVIAAQVQTTDIDQVYPGQSVMLRFPALDQRTTPELPGTVAQVSADAFTDEASRASYYRAEISVSAEALAALPEGVTLVPGMPVEAYIRTADRTPLAYLVKPMSDYFAKAFREG
- a CDS encoding mechanosensitive ion channel family protein, coding for MTLTDILNTQIWNGQSLADLMTLNVLTSFAGSLLGAVVMLILGFIVAGWARRRITKLGLQYEALDDTLFIFIGNITRYAIIGFALLFVLNTFGIKTTSIVAVIGAAGLAIGLALQGTLSNVAAGVMIIVFRPIKLGDFVTVGGQSGTVKSISLNYTELASTDNVQTIIPNANVWGNTITNFSIYETRRAEWIFGVAYDADLKKAEEVIRKTLLSDPRALQDPEPFLQVNNLGDFSVDFLARVWVKSSDYFAYQADMKRAVKEALDEAEVDIPFPTQTLIQAS
- a CDS encoding VacJ family lipoprotein, whose translation is MSDAGVYDPHEPTNRAVHRFNVGLDRAVLRPVSKGYDAVVPDGVQTMVGNASDNLGEPSNLVNRTLQGDLRGAGVALYRFVVNSTVGLGGIYDVAAEFGVTADETDFGETLHTWGGDEGAYVELPVLGPSTARDATGRVVDAVLNPLSAVMNSDQKTLRTSLKVADRVGSRARYGDTLDSVLYESTDSYSQTQLLYLQNRRFELGIENEDSYIDPTEIDTEGF
- a CDS encoding RidA family protein, which translates into the protein MTGHIETRLAELGVTLPDAPAPAANYVPYVVVGDMVYVSGQISNADGELIKGRVGDDLSTAEGAAAAKTCAISLLAQCKAACDGDLDRLVKVVKLVGFVNSTADFIEQPQVINGASDFMVEALGDKGRHARSAVSAASLPLGVAVEIEAIFQIK
- a CDS encoding type I secretion system permease/ATPase, with the protein product MPTRPLNSQPGREELRAARRENRSLFWAVALFSVFVNLLMLTGPLYMLQVYDRVLGSRSEETLLGLTLLIAFLFLMMGLLDLARGRIMTRVGARFQARLDRRVFDAVIRKSASRPDQPPSTGLRDLEGVQRFLSAPSFTALFDVPWTPLFLAGILIFHPWLGYLAIGGGAILVMITIANQIFSRRPLAEANRAVVLSEQIASQLQSEAESVQSMGMREATFYRWQKARDRALQEQLNASDTGNGFSITTKTFRLFLQSAMLGLGAYLVLQGELTAGAMIAGSILMGRALAPIELIINQWAVVQRASKGWDSLATLLSEVPAEGQRTPLPTPAAKLSVQGLTLVPPGEAQATLRMVTFKLEPGQACGVIGPSGAGKSSLARALTGLWRPAGGKIRLDGATLDQYDPSVLGQLIGYLPQRIELFDGSIAENIARLSPDPDPAKIVEAARRADAHEMILKLPDGYDTQVRAAGGRLSGGQIQRIGLARAMYMDPVILVLDEPNSNLDNEGSEALNRAIRAQKEAGKAVLIMAHRPAAIKECDTILMLENGAMRAFGPKDEVLRSVVQNHQQIQRSAGAGGVQ
- a CDS encoding glycerophosphodiester phosphodiesterase family protein, whose amino-acid sequence is MIQLSEAFLKAPIAHRGLHDVSAGLPENSRVAFEAAIAAGYGIELDLQLSKDGVAMVFHDYDMGRLTGQQGAVQTRTAAELQEITLLGGEETIPTLTEILALVAGRVPLLIELKDQDGLMGANIGRLEKATAEALAGYEGEVALMSFNPHSVRVLSGLCPDRARGLTTAAFGADKWPLLPKGTRDRLARIPDYEANKCSFISHEADDLDAERVQDLKRRGAQILCWTIKSQAEETAARQVAHNVTFESYPAQIPA
- a CDS encoding GNAT family N-acetyltransferase gives rise to the protein MTEKTVEIQVHGSLAQIPAADWDACACPEAGADDVSARPLDPFTTHRFLLALEQSGSVGPGTGWQPQYLTAHQDGQLIGCAPLYAKSHSQGEYIFDHSWAHAFENAGGRYYPKLQLAVPFTPATGRRFLTRPGFEVAGTSALVQGAVHLAAENELSSLHVTFCTEAEALAGEQMGLMYRTGQQFHWENAGYASFDDFLASLSSRKRKMIRKERRTANAFGGEIEMLTGDQIQPHHWDAFWRFYQDTGARKWGSPYLTRAFFDIANQTLRDDMLLVLASRAGQPVAGALNFIGAETLYGRYWGCIEDHACLHFEACYYRAMDFAIDQGLARVEAGAQGEHKLARGYLPVTTHSLHWVGHPGFADAVAQFLQAERTAVEEEIEILTAYGPFRKDQGEERE
- a CDS encoding 4a-hydroxytetrahydrobiopterin dehydratase, with product MTELLSDTGRKTILDPLCKAGWQIDADRDAISKTYQFADFTEAFAFMTRAALWAEKWNHHPEWTNVYKTVHVTLTTHDVGGLSALDAKLARKLDQLVT